In one Candidatus Zixiibacteriota bacterium genomic region, the following are encoded:
- a CDS encoding metallopeptidase TldD-related protein, producing the protein IIRMTNTILLPGNYSFEDLISEVDDGIYMETVSSWSIDDNRENFQMGCQIGWEIKNGKLGEMIKNPTYSGNTVEFWNSCDAICSEKYFKVWGTPNCGKGQPGQNARTGQGASPARFRNMKVGS; encoded by the coding sequence GATTATCCGTATGACTAACACCATACTTTTGCCTGGGAATTATAGTTTTGAGGACTTGATTTCAGAGGTGGACGACGGAATCTATATGGAGACAGTCTCCTCCTGGAGCATAGATGACAACCGGGAGAATTTCCAGATGGGATGCCAGATCGGCTGGGAGATAAAAAACGGGAAATTAGGTGAGATGATAAAAAACCCGACCTATTCGGGCAATACAGTTGAGTTCTGGAACTCCTGCGATGCTATCTGCAGTGAAAAATATTTCAAGGTCTGGGGCACACCCAATTGTGGTAAAGGACAGCCAGGGCAAAACGCAAGAACGGGCCAGGGAGCATCCCCTGCCAGGTTCAGGAATATGAAAGTAGGAAGCTGA
- a CDS encoding TldD/PmbA family protein, with the protein MISKEKTLEILEKGLKYSDADQTELLLLEEDFYLTRFAENIIHQNMGRADHTVMTRAVLGKKLGVAVTNKIDDEGIKKVVKNAIQIAKNQKDDPDFVFLPKSVTAPEIKGFYNDTHNYSPDQRAKGIKIAVDKSQKNNLISAGAFQTETDVTAVANSLGIRQYFQETKANFSLTVSKDEQSGWAQGFSREVKDINTDKLSQIAVEKALLSSNPIELPPGEYTVILEEAAVASFLLFLAFLGFGGKTFSEGRSFMKIGEKMTGDNITIIEDPYDPVMKSMPFDYEGVTKKKVVLIENGVGKGVVYNSYYANKNKTESTGHALQPNNTFGPYPKNMLISPGNSTMDEMIASTEKGILITHFWYINYMNPMKTQVTGTTRDGTFLIENGKIKSAVKNMRIGQSILEAFSNVELMTKERKLCPQYGVLMYVPAIKINKFNFIGG; encoded by the coding sequence ATGATTTCAAAAGAAAAAACCTTAGAGATACTGGAAAAGGGTCTGAAATATTCGGATGCAGACCAGACTGAGCTTCTGCTTTTAGAGGAGGATTTTTACCTGACCCGGTTTGCAGAGAATATCATTCATCAGAATATGGGAAGAGCTGACCATACGGTAATGACAAGAGCAGTTTTAGGCAAAAAACTCGGCGTAGCAGTGACTAATAAGATAGATGATGAAGGAATCAAGAAAGTCGTAAAAAATGCCATCCAGATTGCAAAAAATCAAAAAGACGACCCGGATTTTGTCTTCTTACCAAAATCAGTTACTGCACCAGAGATAAAAGGTTTCTATAATGACACCCATAATTATTCTCCTGACCAGAGAGCTAAAGGTATCAAAATAGCTGTTGACAAGTCTCAAAAGAATAATCTAATCTCCGCAGGAGCTTTTCAAACTGAGACCGACGTTACAGCAGTGGCTAATTCTTTGGGAATAAGGCAATATTTTCAGGAGACCAAAGCAAATTTCTCCTTAACTGTGAGTAAAGATGAACAGTCTGGCTGGGCTCAAGGGTTTTCCAGAGAAGTAAAAGACATAAATACTGATAAGCTTAGCCAGATTGCAGTGGAGAAAGCTTTGCTATCTAGTAATCCTATAGAGCTTCCGCCTGGCGAGTATACGGTTATTTTAGAGGAAGCTGCGGTGGCATCTTTCCTTTTATTCCTGGCTTTCTTAGGTTTCGGTGGGAAAACCTTCTCCGAGGGTAGAAGTTTTATGAAAATAGGTGAGAAGATGACCGGGGATAATATCACCATAATCGAAGACCCTTATGACCCGGTGATGAAAAGTATGCCTTTTGATTATGAGGGAGTGACCAAGAAAAAAGTCGTCTTGATAGAAAATGGGGTCGGTAAAGGTGTGGTCTATAATTCCTATTATGCCAATAAAAATAAAACCGAGTCAACCGGGCATGCCTTACAGCCGAATAATACCTTTGGACCATACCCTAAGAATATGCTCATTTCACCTGGAAATTCAACTATGGATGAGATGATAGCCTCAACTGAAAAAGGAATCCTGATCACCCATTTCTGGTATATCAACTATATGAACCCGATGAAAACCCAGGTCACAGGCACAACCCGGGACGGGACTTTTTTGATAGAAAATGGTAAGATAAAATCGGCAGTTAAGAATATGCGCATTGGCCAGAGCATTTTGGAAGCTTTCTCAAACGTAGAGCTGATGACTAAGGAAAGAAAACTCTGCCCCCAGTACGGAGTTTTGATGTATGTTCCGGCGATAAAGATAAACAAGTTTAATTTCATCGGCGGGTAA